Proteins encoded in a region of the Streptomyces sp. PCS3-D2 genome:
- a CDS encoding chaplin gives MNSAKKAALVLATAGIAAAGAAGSAVADSSAEGAAVGSPGVLSGNLLQVPVHVPVNVCGNTVNVIALLNPAFGNTCVND, from the coding sequence ATGAACTCTGCCAAGAAGGCCGCCCTGGTCCTGGCCACCGCTGGTATCGCCGCGGCCGGTGCCGCCGGCTCCGCCGTCGCCGACTCGTCGGCCGAGGGCGCGGCCGTGGGTTCCCCCGGCGTCCTCTCCGGCAACCTGCTCCAGGTCCCGGTCCACGTCCCGGTCAACGTCTGCGGCAACACCGTGAACGTGATCGCCCTGCTGAACCCGGCGTTCGGCAACACCTGCGTCAACGACTGA
- a CDS encoding chaplin — protein MRQVLSRQVLGKGMLTAAAASSLLSIATGAAYAHTGATAEASHSPGVLAGNSVSVPITFSPNVCGNSVDGGAALNPAMGNTCVTGGGSHADGGHDYARYLSPEQAEAFERYLDERAGRHAVPEQRHEPRRYEVPRQEVARPEVPRQEEQGPQAPRKEGPRHAKPRHEEPRHEGGYGGPGEDRNQEEECDDHPAPPAHHAPPAPGRPHPKPEPVEDRPAPLPVPEPVQELPVPPAEQPVPLPAPAPAPQPPAEEAPHTLPAPAPVAEEEVPPAPPHGSQPVIRPAPAPEAAPAPAPGPEAAPAPAPAPAPAPAPEVAPPADQPPTFPSGGTPVHVPPAPAPAPAPLPAPAPAPAGAPVLAETGAGQPAAAAALASALILGGAILYRRSRIA, from the coding sequence ATGCGACAGGTACTGAGCCGACAAGTACTGGGCAAGGGCATGCTCACGGCGGCAGCCGCGTCGAGCCTGTTGTCGATCGCGACCGGGGCGGCCTACGCGCACACCGGCGCGACGGCCGAGGCCTCGCATTCGCCGGGGGTGCTGGCCGGCAACAGCGTCTCGGTACCCATCACGTTCTCCCCGAACGTGTGCGGCAACAGCGTGGACGGCGGTGCGGCCCTCAACCCCGCGATGGGGAACACCTGCGTCACCGGCGGCGGATCGCACGCGGACGGGGGCCACGACTACGCGCGCTACCTCAGCCCCGAACAGGCCGAGGCCTTCGAGCGCTACCTCGACGAGCGCGCGGGCCGCCACGCGGTACCGGAGCAGCGCCACGAACCGCGGCGGTACGAGGTACCGCGCCAGGAGGTGGCGCGGCCGGAGGTGCCGCGGCAGGAGGAGCAGGGACCGCAGGCCCCCCGGAAGGAGGGACCCCGCCACGCCAAGCCCCGCCACGAGGAGCCCCGTCACGAGGGCGGCTACGGCGGCCCCGGCGAGGACCGGAACCAGGAGGAGGAGTGCGACGACCACCCCGCTCCTCCGGCGCACCACGCCCCGCCCGCGCCCGGGCGCCCGCACCCGAAGCCGGAACCGGTGGAGGACCGCCCGGCCCCGCTGCCCGTCCCGGAGCCGGTCCAGGAGCTTCCGGTACCGCCCGCGGAACAGCCCGTCCCGCTCCCCGCACCGGCGCCCGCACCGCAGCCCCCGGCCGAGGAGGCCCCGCACACGCTCCCCGCTCCGGCGCCCGTGGCCGAGGAGGAGGTGCCGCCCGCGCCGCCGCACGGCAGCCAGCCCGTGATCCGCCCGGCTCCCGCCCCCGAGGCCGCCCCGGCACCCGCCCCAGGCCCTGAGGCCGCCCCGGCACCCGCACCCGCTCCCGCCCCGGCCCCGGCCCCCGAGGTCGCGCCGCCGGCGGATCAGCCTCCGACCTTCCCCTCCGGCGGCACCCCGGTCCACGTACCGCCGGCGCCCGCACCGGCGCCCGCGCCGCTGCCGGCCCCGGCCCCCGCTCCGGCGGGTGCGCCCGTACTGGCGGAGACCGGCGCGGGTCAGCCCGCGGCCGCGGCGGCCCTCGCCTCGGCCCTGATCCTGGGCGGCGCCATTCTGTACCGGCGCTCGCGCATCGCCTGA
- a CDS encoding chaplin, whose amino-acid sequence MTYKKAVVLAAGALMAAGAASPAMADSVADGKAVGSPGVLSGNLGQVPVHIPVNVCGNTVNLVGLLNPAFGNTCVNA is encoded by the coding sequence ATGACGTACAAGAAGGCAGTGGTGCTGGCCGCCGGCGCCCTGATGGCCGCCGGTGCCGCCTCCCCCGCCATGGCCGACTCGGTGGCCGACGGCAAGGCCGTGGGCTCCCCGGGCGTCCTCTCCGGCAACCTGGGCCAGGTCCCGGTCCACATCCCGGTCAACGTCTGCGGCAACACCGTGAACCTCGTCGGGCTGCTGAACCCCGCGTTCGGCAACACCTGCGTCAACGCCTGA
- a CDS encoding rodlin produces MIKKMMASAAVAASVVGMGAAMAPQAMAVGNDNGINTVNGNNSAQIYGNQATYGNMSPQMALIQGSFNKPCIALPAKANVQSVLALVNVGVQDIPVLSSPQNQQCTENSTQAKGDEALSHILSNIPILSGNASAGS; encoded by the coding sequence ATGATCAAGAAGATGATGGCCTCGGCCGCGGTTGCCGCCTCGGTCGTGGGCATGGGTGCCGCGATGGCCCCGCAGGCGATGGCCGTCGGCAACGACAACGGCATCAACACCGTCAACGGCAACAACTCCGCCCAGATCTACGGCAACCAGGCCACCTACGGCAACATGAGCCCGCAGATGGCGCTCATCCAGGGCTCCTTCAACAAGCCCTGCATCGCGCTCCCCGCCAAGGCCAACGTCCAGTCCGTGCTGGCCCTGGTCAACGTCGGCGTCCAGGACATCCCGGTCCTGTCCAGCCCGCAGAACCAGCAGTGCACCGAGAACTCCACCCAGGCCAAGGGCGACGAGGCTCTCTCGCACATCCTCAGCAACATCCCGATCCTCTCCGGCAACGCCTCCGCCGGCAGCTGA
- a CDS encoding chaplin, translating to MKKRLVRGTTVAAAGVAVLMGGAGIASAHGGGGATAEGIAAGSPGVASGNLAQAPVHVPVNVCGLTANLVGALNPTFGNTCVNA from the coding sequence ATGAAGAAGAGGCTGGTGCGCGGCACCACCGTCGCCGCCGCGGGCGTCGCCGTGCTGATGGGCGGCGCGGGCATCGCCTCGGCGCACGGCGGGGGCGGCGCGACCGCCGAGGGCATCGCCGCCGGCTCCCCCGGTGTGGCGAGCGGCAACCTGGCCCAGGCCCCGGTCCACGTCCCCGTGAACGTCTGCGGCCTGACGGCGAACCTGGTCGGCGCGCTCAACCCGACGTTCGGCAACACCTGCGTGAACGCCTGA